Proteins from a genomic interval of Gadus macrocephalus chromosome 2, ASM3116895v1:
- the LOC132472292 gene encoding histone H3, which yields MARTKQTARKSTGGKAPRKQLATKAARKSAPATGGVKKPHRYRPGTVALREIRRYQKSTELLIRKLPFQRLVREIAQDFKTDLRFQSSAVMALQEASEAYLVGLFEDTNLCAIHAKRVTIMPKDIQLARRIRGERA from the coding sequence ATGGCCAGAACCAAGCAGACCGCTCGTAAGTCCACCGGGGGCAAAGCCCCCAGGAAGCAGCTCGCCACCAAGGCAGCCCGTAAGAGCGCCCCGGCCACCGGCGGCGTGAAGAAGCCCCATCGTTACAGGCCCGGGACCGTGGCCCTGAGAGAGATCCGTAGGTACCAGAAGTCCACCGAGCTGCTGATCCGCAAGCTGCCCTTCCAGCGCCTGGTGAGGGAGATCGCTCAGGACTTCAAGACCGACCTGCGCTTCCAGAGCTCCGCCGTCATGGCTCTTCAGGAGGCCAGCGAGGCTTACCTGGTCGGTCTGTTCGAGGACACCAACCTGTGCGCCATCCACGCCAAGAGGGTCACCATCATGCCCAAAGACATCCAGCTGGCCCGCCGTATCCGCGGAGAACGCGCCTAA
- the LOC132472355 gene encoding histone H2B-like, whose amino-acid sequence MPADVAKPAPKKGSKKAVSKTAVKGGKKRRKSRKESYAIYVYKVLKQVHPDTGISSKAMGIMNSFVNDIFERIAGEASRLAHYNKRRTITSREIQTAVRLLLPGELAKHAVSEGTKAVTKYTSSK is encoded by the coding sequence ATGCCTGCTGACGTTGCTAAACCCGCGCCCAAGAAGGGCTCCAAGAAAGCGGTCTCCAAGACCGCAGTCAAGGGCGGCAAGAAGCGCCGCAAGTCCAGGAAGGAGAGCTATGCCATCTACGTCTACAAGGTGCTGAAGCAGGTCCACCCCGACACTGGCATCTCCTCCAAGGCGATGGGGATCATGAACTCCTTCGTCAACGACATCTTCGAGCGTATCGCCGGTGAGGCCTCTCGCCTGGCTCACTACAACAAACGCCGCACCATCACCTCCCGGGAGATCCAGACCGCCGTCCGCCTGCTGCTCCCCGGTGAGCTGGCCAAGCACGCCGTGTCTGAGGGCACCAAGGCGGTGACCAAATACACCAGCTCCAAGTAG
- the tmem205 gene encoding transmembrane protein 205, producing the protein MVTEREPTDLVRVIHLLVLSFSWGMQLWVSFIAGFVLVRQVTRHTFGLVQSKLFPVYFYCLLAANLSSLVVYALHHASETTEWHENVQMVLYLVALVTAGLNAQWLGPAATELMFRLRAVEEEHGLGDQVGLGSQKEAYAKLREQDPKYGACKRMFGRYHGLSNLVNLVGFVCTTTNLVYTALNLTTI; encoded by the exons ATGGTTACCGAACGAGAGCCTACGGATCTGGTCAGGGTGATTCACCTGCTGGTCCTATCCTTCTCCTGGGGGATGCAGCTCTGGGTGTCCTTCATAGCAG GTTTTGTGCTGGTGCGGCAGGTAACGAGGCACACATTCGGGCTGGTGCAGAGCAAGCTTTTCCCCGTGTATTTCTACTGCCTGCTGGCGGCTAACCTCAGCAGCCTGGTCGTGTATGCGCTGCACCACGCCAGTGAGACGACGGAGTGGCATGAAAATGTGCAG aTGGTTCTGTACTTGGTAGCGTTGGTCACGGCCGGACTCAACGCACAGTGGTTGGGCCCTGCAGCCACGGAGCTGATGTTCCGGCTgagggcggtggaggaggagcatggCCTGGGCGACCAGGTGGGTCTGGGCAGCCAGAAGGAGGCCTACGCCAAGCTCAGAGAGCAGGACCCCAAGTACGGAGCCTGCAAGAGGATGTTTGGGCGCTACCACGGCCTCTCCAATCTTGTCAACCTGGTGGGCTTCGTCTGCACAACCACTAACCTGGTCTACACTGCCCTCAACCTCACCACCATCTAG
- the LOC132472328 gene encoding histone H4, producing MSGRGKGGKGLGKGGAKRHRKVLRDNIQGITKPAIRRLARRGGVKRISGLIYEETRGVLKVFLENVIRDAVTYTEHAKRKTVTAMDVVYALKRQGRTLYGFGG from the coding sequence ATGTCTGGTcgaggaaaaggaggaaaagGACTCGGGAAAGGAGGCGCCAAGCGTCACCGTAAAGTTCTCCGTGATAACATCCAGGGCATCACCAAGCCCGCTATCCGCCGTCTTGCCCGTCGTGGCGGTGTGAAGCGTATCTCCGGTCTGATCTACGAGGAGACCCGCGGTGTCCTCAAGGTGTTCCTGGAGAACGTGATCCGTGATGCCGTCACCTACACCGAGCACGCCAAGAGGAAGACCGTCACCGCGATGGATGTTGTCTACGCTCTGAAGAGGCAGGGACGCACCCTGTACGGCTTCGGCGGTTAA
- the LOC132472320 gene encoding histone H2B 1/2, protein MPEVAKPAPKKGSKKAVSKTAVKGGKKRRKTRKESYAIYVYKVLKQVHPDTGISSKAMGIMNSFVNDIFERIAGEASRLAHYNKRSTITSREIQTAVRLLLPGELAKHAVSEGTKAVTKYTSSK, encoded by the coding sequence ATGCCTGAGGTAGCAAAACCCGCGCCCAAGAAGGGCTCCAAGAAAGCCGTCTCCAAGACCGCAGTTAAGGGCGGCAAGAAGCGCCGCAAGACCAGGAAGGAGAGCTATGCCATCTATGTCTACAAGGTGCTGAAGCAGGTCCACCCGGACACCGGCATCTCCTCCAAGGCGATGGGGATCATGAACTCCTTCGTCAACGACATCTTCGAGCGTATCGCCGGTGAGGCCTCTCGCCTGGCTCACTACAACAAgcgctccaccatcacctccagggAGATCCAGACCGCCGTCCGCCTGCTGCTCCCCGGTGAGCTGGCCAAGCACGCCGTGTCTGAGGGCACCAAGGCGGTGACTAAGTACACCAGCTCCAAGTAG
- the LOC132472284 gene encoding histone H2B-like, with product MPADVAKPAPKKGSKKAVSKTAVKGGKKRRKSRKESYAIYVYKVLKQVHPDTGISSKAMGIMNSFVNDIFERIAGEASRLAHYNKRRTITSREIQTAVRLLLPGELAKHAVSEGTKAVTKYTSSK from the coding sequence ATGCCTGCTGACGTTGCTAAACCCGCTCCCAAGAAGGGCTCTAAGAAAGCCGTCTCCAAGACAGCAGTTAAGGGCGGCAAGAAGCGCCGCAAGTCCAGGAAGGAGAGCTATGCCATCTATGTCTACAAGGTGCTGAAGCAGGTCCACCCCGACACCGGCATCTCCTCAAAGGCGATGGGGATCATGAACTCCTTCGTCAACGACATCTTCGAGCGTATCGCCGGTGAGGCCTCTCGCCTGGCTCACTACAACAAACGCCGCACCATCACCTCCCGGGAGATCCAGACCGCCGTCCGCCTGCTTCTCCCCGGTGAGCTGGCCAAGCACGCAGTGTCTGAGGGCACCAAGGCTGTGACCAAGTACACCAGCTCCAAGTAG
- the LOC132472306 gene encoding histone H2B-like has translation MPADVAKPAPKKGSKKAVSKTAVKGGKKRRKSRKESYAIYVYKVLKQVHPDTGISSKAMGIMNSFVNDIFERIAGEASRLAHYNKRRTITSREIQTAVRLLLPGELAKHAVSEGTKAVTKYTSSK, from the coding sequence ATGCCTGCTGACGTTGCTAAACCCGCGCCCAAGAAGGGCTCCAAGAAAGCGGTCTCCAAGACCGCAGTTAAGGGCGGTAAGAAGCGCCGCAAGTCCAGGAAGGAGAGCTATGCCATCTACGTCTACAAGGTGCTGAAGCAGGTCCACCCCGACACCGGCATCTCCTCCAAGGCGATGGGGATCATGAACTCCTTCGTCAACGACATCTTCGAGCGTATCGCCGGTGAGGCCTCTCGCCTGGCTCACTACAACAAACGCCGCACCATCACCTCCCGGGAGATCCAGACCGCCGTCCGCCTGCTGCTCCCCGGTGAGCTGGCCAAGCACGCAGTGTCTGAGGGCACCAAGGCTGTGACCAAGTACACCAGCTCCAAGTAG
- the LOC132474341 gene encoding uncharacterized protein LOC132474341 has protein sequence MARTKQTARKSTGGKAPRKQLATKAARKSAPATGGVKKPHRYRPGTVALREIRRYQKSTELLIRKLPFQRLVREIAQDFKTDLRFQSSAVMALQEASEAYLVGLFEDTNLCAIHAKRVTIMPKDIQLARRIRGERSVRELRPSTLSSPLRAFINTDVNLQLHSASTNSLVMSGRGKGGKGLGKGGAKRHRKVLRDNIQGITKPAIRRLARRGGVKRISGLIYEETRGVLKVFLENVIRDAVTYTEHAKRKTVTAMDVVYALKRQGRTLYGFGG, from the exons ATGGCCAGAACCAAGCAGACCGCTCGTAAGTCCACCGGTGGCAAAGCCCCGAGGAAGCAGCTCGCTACCAAGGCTGCCCGTAAGAGCGCCCCGGCCACCGGCGGCGTGAAGAAGCCCCATCGTTACAGGCCTGGGACCGTGGCCCTGAGAGAGATCCGTAGGTACCAGAAGTCTACCGAGCTGCTGATCCGCAAACTGCCCTTCCAGCGCCTGGTGAGGGAGATCGCTCAGGACTTCAAGACCGACCTGCGCTTCCAGAGCTCCGCCGTCATGGCTCTTCAGGAGGCCAGCGAGGCTTACCTGGTCGGCCTGTTCGAGGACACCAACCTGTGCGCCATCCACGCCAAGAGGGTCACCATCATGCCAAAAGACATCCAGCTGGCACGCCGTATTCGCGGAGAAC GGTCTGTAAGGGAGCTCCGCCCTTCGACTCTCTCGAGTCCTCTGCGAGCCTTTATAAACACGGACGTTAACTTACAGCTTCATTCTGCATCTACAAACAGCTTAGTCATGTCTGGTcgaggaaaaggaggaaaagGACTCGGAAAAGGAGGCGCCAAGCGTCACCGTAAAGTTCTTCGTGATAACATCCAGGGCATCACCAAGCCCGCTATCCGCCGTCTTGCCCGTCGTGGCGGTGTGAAGCGTATCTCCGGTCTGATCTACGAGGAGACCCGCGGTGTCCTCAAGGTGTTCCTGGAGAACGTGATCCGTGATGCCGTCACCTACACCGAGCACGCCAAGAGGAAGACCGTCACCGCGATGGATGTTGTCTACGCTCTGAAGAGGCAGGGACGCACCCTGTACGGCTTCGGCGGTTAA
- the LOC132472234 gene encoding histone H1-like, producing the protein MSEVAPAPAVAASPAKATKKKPAARPKRVGPSVSDLIVKAVAASKERSGVSLPALKKTLAADGYDVEKNNSRVKAAVRSLVSKGTLLQAKGTGASGSFKISKEAKKPVAAKKAAAPKARKPAAKKPAAAKKAVTPKKVKKTPTKKPASVKKATPKKAKKPAAAKKVVAKVTKKTVKSPKKAPKPVAKKSPAKKAAKPKAAKKAAPKKK; encoded by the coding sequence ATGTCTGAAGTAGCCCCTGCACCCGCTGTTGCCGCCTCCCCGGCGAAAGCCACCAAGAAGAAGCCCGCTGCCCGGCCGAAGAGGGTCGGCCCCAGTGTGAGCGACCTGATCGTGAAAGCCGTGGCTGCGTCCAAAGAGCGAAGCGGAGTTTCTCTGCCAGCGCTCAAGAAGACTCTGGCTGCCGACGGCTACGACGTGGAGAAGAACAATTCCCGGGTCAAGGCCGCCGTGAGGAGCTTGGTGTCCAAGGGAACCCTGCTCCAGGCCAAGGGCACCGGAGCGTCTGGATCCTTCAAGATCAGCAAGGAGGCAAAGAAACCCGTCGCTGCCAAGAAGGCCGCCGCCCCAAAAGCTAGGAAGCCCGCAGCCAAGAAACCCGCCGCGGCTAAGAAGGCAGTAACCCCGAAGAAAGTCAAGAAGACCCCAACCAAGAAGCCGGCATCCGTTAAGAAAGCGACCCCGAAGAAGGCAAAGAAGCCTGCCGCGGCCAAGAAAGTTGTAGCCAAGGTTACAAAGAAAACTGTCAAAAGCCCCAAAAAAGCTCCCAAGCCCGTTGCCAAGAAGTCTCCGGCAAAGAAGGCAGCAAAGCCCAAAGCAGCCAAGAAGGCCGCCCCCAAGAAGAAGTAA
- the LOC132472297 gene encoding histone H2B 1/2-like has product MPAEVAKPAPKKGSKKAVSKTAVKGGKKRRKTRKESYAIYVYKVLKQVHPDTGISSKAMGIMNSFVNDIFERIAGEASRLAHYNKRSTITSREIQTAVRLLLPGELAKHAVSEGTKAVTKYTSSK; this is encoded by the coding sequence ATGCCTGCTGAAGTCGCCAAACCCGCCCCCAAGAAGGGCTCAAAGAAAGCGGTCTCCAAGACCGCAGTTAAGGGCGGAAAGAAGCGCCGCAAGACCAGGAAGGAAAGTTATGCAATCTACGTGTACAAGGTGCTGAAGCAGGTCCACCCAGACACTGGCATCTCCTCCAAGGCGATGGGAATCATGAACTCCTTCGTCAACGACATCTTCGAGCGCATAGCCGGTGAGGCCTCTCGCCTTGCTCACTACAACAAgcgctccaccatcacctccagggAAATCCAGACCGCTGTACGTCTGCTGCTCCCAGGTGAGCTGGCCAAGCACGCCGTGTCTGAGGGCACAAAGGCTGTGACAAAGTACACCAGCTCCAAGTAA